The DNA region GTTGACATTAACGCCATCAAAATATTCATGAAGAACAATCCAGTACCAACGTTATTGGGTAACACTTATCATTCCATACATCTCCGGAATTTTCATGGTGGAGGAATGATCACCTGTTGCGTGCCTTTattatacaagtggtttatttctcacttgcccAAGTCTTTTGTAAGTCTTGATAAGGGATTTTGGTCACCAAGGGTCATGGCGCTGACACACTCGGACATCGTTTGGTataatcgtgtgtatgatggaATACTAATTATTGACAGCTGTGGAGACTTTGCCAACGTACCTTTACTTGGTTTTAATGGAGGAATCAGCTACAATCCAGTCCTAGCTCGCCGACAGTTAGGGTATCCCTTGAAAGAACCGCCTAAAAGTATTCATGTGGAGAAAATCTTCTTTAAGGGTGACAAAGAACTTCAAGATCAGATTGTATCCGCTTGGCGTCATTTGCACAAGAAGGGCAAAGAAAGTTTGGGAAAGCCGAATTGTGTGTCTATGGAACCTTATCTTCGTTGGGTCCGGGAAAGAGCCATCAAGCTGAAGATGCCTTATCCTCGCCAAGATCCTTTACCTCCGAGAAGAGAACCTGTTTTAGTATTCATGTCTGAAGCTGAAAAGTTGGAAATCGCTTTGAAGAGAGCACAACATGAGGCAGAAACGTGGAAAAATAAATATCAGGTTATCTTCAGTGAGAATGACGAGCTACAAAAGCAGCTGCAGGCGAAGAATGAAGAAGTGCTTTCCTACAAAAAGAGAAGAATCTACGAGGATTTATTTTCCTCCAACTCTCCGCCTACTCGTTGAAGTCGTGGGCTACGCTTCCTTAGGGCTTTTGTAGCTTTTATTTAGCTATTTTTTTTTCTTGTTAATATTTTTTAAGAATATTTATTTGTAATCCATTTTCAAATTAATAAATAAAGATCCCAGTGGTATTCCGCGATGTTCGTAAAGGCTTGAATTCCATGAAATCTTTCATTCGCATTTTGCATCACATTTTGCATTTCATGTGTCTCCCGGTTGTCTCATACTCGGTTCTCTCGCGTACAGTTTCGTCACCCTGAATCGATACAACACTAGAGCTCAAGCTCGAAGAAGGATGGAAGAGCACGGTCAAGAGATGGATCGCGTTAACAACGAGCTAGCAGACCTTCGAGGGAATGTAGGAACAATTATGGAACTACTTCAGGTTATCAATGCAAAGATGGATACTCAGCCTACTGTGGTTTCTGAGATCAACACTACCGCTGGCGTAGATCCTCCGGTTGTTTCAGTTGAGAACCCGTTTCCTTATGGTCTTTCGTAGAGTTTCATACATCCGCCTGTTGTTACGTCAGTTCAACAAACTATGCCGGTTGCACAAAGTGGTCAACAAGCCATGCCGGTTATACAGAACGTTCAACAGACTGTGCCTTTGGTTCCCGAGCCTCCAAAGGTGGTCCCTACCTTCACACAAGCTAATATCCATACTCGGGTGCAGCCTTATCTTAATGAGCCTGTTTATGAAATTCTGGATGATAATGATGAAGGTTACCAGCCGCGTGATAGGCTCCGCGAGGAGGTTGTTACTATTGATAAAAGATTAAGAAAGATGGAAGGAGACCAGATCTTTGGTGCTGCTGCTAGAGACATCTGTTTGGTTTCCGGTTTAGTTATTCCGCCAAAGTTCAAGACTCCGAACTTTGACTGCTATGAAGGGACTACATGTCCGAAAAGCCATTTGATAATGTACTACCGTAGGATGGCTGCCCATGTGGAAAATGACAAGTTGATGATCCACTGTTTTCAAGACAGTCTGAAAGGTGCCTCGTCGAAGTGGTATTTAACATTGGACCAATCTCGCATCAAGTCTTTTCAAGATTTGTCTGACGCTTTCATTAAGCActataagtacaacatggactTGGCTCCTGACAGGAGACAACTTTTGAGTATGACGCAGAAAAATTCTGAAACctttaaggaatacgcccagcGGTGGAGGGAAATTGCTTCCCAGGTTGAACCTCCATTGACTGATAAAGAATTACCTGACTGGTTTGTTGACACCGTTCGTCCTGAGTTCTATGAAAGGATGGTGGGTAGTGTAACCACGAATTTCGCTGATATTGTTGCTGTTGGAGTAAAGGTTGAATTAGCTATGAAGAGTGGAAAGATGTCCAGTGGGTCTAGCAGTACAAGTTCGAAGGACCAAGCTAAGAAGACTTCCGTCAATCCTcagagaaagaaggaaggagagACTCATGCTGTGTCTTCAGATAGGAGAAGGAATAGGCAGTATCAATATCCGCCACATTATGCCCAACCACAGGGATACCCGGTTCAGTATGCACCACCGCCATACGTGGCTGCTGTTGCACCATCTTTTAACCAACAAGCTCCACAAGCGCCCGTTTATCAGCCCATGCAACAGGTTCCTGGTTATCCGCCTCCGGTTTTTCCTCCTCCGAATTATCAGCAAGCATCCAACGCTCAGGCGAGTCAACAACCGAGGAACCAGGCACCTCGCCAGAATGCTCCAAGGAGACTATACAAGACTTGTCCACCGATTCCGATGACGTTCACCGAGTTGTATCCTTACTTAGTGCAACGCGGTTTGGTCACTACTCGAGCTTTGGGACCGCCTCCGAATCCTTTGCCAGCCAACTACAACGCCGCCGCTCATTGTTTATTTCATGAGGGTGCGCCAGGTCACGACTTGGAGAACTGTTATGCTTTGAAAAACCTTGTGAGGGATCTGATGGAAAAGAAGATTCTGTCATTCAACGATCCGCCGCCCAATGTCAAAAGTAACCCTTTGCCTGACCATGGGGCTGTTAATGCCATTGATGCTTCGTCTGAAGAGAATTCTATCCTTGATGTAGCTCAGATTAAGACTCCGCTCAAGGCATTCCATTCAAAGCTGTTTAAAGCAGGCCTAGTATCTGTTTCCCATATCGGTTGTACGAGCTGTAAGGGATGTGATAAGGGTTGTGTTATGGTTCGGAAAGACGTTCAGAGATTGATTGATGATGGTTTTTTGCTAGTTAACCAGGTGAAAGAAGTAGCCGCAATTGAGCCTACCTTCAACTTGCCAGAATCAAGGGGTAGGATACCAGTGTTTAATTTTCCAGCACCAAATTCTGTCATGCTAGTGTTCAGTATACCGACTCCTGTTACTCCAACAGTGGACCAGCCTAAACCGTTGATTATCCAAAAACCGAGTCCATTTCCATTCAGTGATCCCAAAGCAGTACCTTGGAAGTATGATGTAACCGCGATTGACAAAGAATTTGGGAAGGTCATTCCAAGAGAAGAAGTGAAGGTTGATGGTGAAAGTGTGACTAACATAGCTGGGGAAAGCAGGATGACTCGCAGTGGTCGCGTGTACACACCCCGTTTTGATGAGGCTCCACCTAGAGAGACAACTACTAACACTGCTGTGCCTGCCAGAGATAAAAATAAAGAGGTTGTTACTAATGATGCAGATGCTGAATTCTTAAGGATCATCAGGAAGAGTGATTACAAAGTTGTTGATCAGCTTCATCAGACCCCTTCGAAGATCTCTATCCTGTCTCTGTTATTGAATTCACCCGCTCATAGGGCTGCTTTGCAGAAAGTATTGACGCAAGCTCATGTCGCTTAAGATATTACTACCGGTCAGTTTGATAGTGTGATCGCCAATATTACCGCATGTAATACTCTTAGCttcagcaatgaagagctaccGAAAGAGGGCCCGAATCACAACCGTGCTTTGCACATATCAGCGAAGTGTCAAGAGGATAATTTAGCCAGGGTGCTTGTGGATACCGGTTCATCTTTGAACGTCCTACCCAAGAGAGTTCTTAGCAAGTTGGCTTACAAAGAAACTATGGTGAAGCCTACTTCTTTGATTGTCAaggcgtttgatggttctcgtagAGCTGTGATTGGAGAAGTGGAACTTCCAATTCTGATTGGTCCGCATGTTTTCAATATcactttccaagtcatggatatcaaTCCCAATTACAGCTGTCTACTTGGAAGACCTTGGATCCACGCTGCTGGGGCTGTGACTTCTACCTTGCACCAAAAGATGAAGTTTGTAGTTGATGATAAGCTGGTGATTATTCACGGTGAGGAGGATTTAATGGTCAGTAATTTATCTTTGTTCTGTTATATTGAGGCCGATGAAGACGcgttggaaacttctttccaagcaCTTGAGATCGCCAATGCGGTGTTAGTGGAGGTCGAAGAGACTGTGGAAGGCCAGAGTAATCCATCTTTTTCATCCTTAAAGAGTACCAGATCAACAATTGACAGGGGCATTCCTGAAGGTTGGGGAGAGATAATCAACGTCAAGACCAAAACTGATCGCCACGGGTTGGGTTACAGACCAACTCATGATAAAGCTTCTACAAATGTCGAAGGGCGTCCGAAGATTTACCAAGAAGTGTTTATCAGCGGAGGTTTTCAAGTTAATGCCGTCAGCGATGGTGATGAAGATGACGATTTAAGCAACCTGGTGTTCAAGAGTAGTGCAACATTGAGCAACTGGGAGGCTATAGAGATTCCTGTTATTTTTCCAGTGTCAAAGtaatttaatttttcatttgTGTTTTCAAATCCATTAGCTCTGCCCCAGGCTATTGGATCGCATTGTAGGGCCACCTTTCATTTCAAACAATTATTAATAAATGCATTTTGTTCTGTTCCAAATTGTTCCACTGGTTTTTTTTTTCACCTTTAAAAATGAAATtggcaatcttttcaaaaacaaacTAAAATACATTTTCACTTCTCTCATTTTCATTAAACATTTAATAAAATAAGCCTTTCAACATGCAGTGACATTACAAACCTTGTTGAATCTAATGACGATATTGTCTCTCCTGATTGGGATTCACCCATTTATCAAGCTGAAGATGAGGGTGAGGAAGATTCTGAAGTACCCACTGAACTGACAAAGTTGGTCGAGTACGAGTACACGGAACTTCAACCAGATAAGGAGCAGGTAGATTTGGTTAATCTTGGCACAGACGAGGACAAGAAAGAGGTCAAGGTTGGTACAATGCTTGGGGCTGAGATCAAGCAGGGGTTGATAAAGCTTTTGAAGGAATACGTTGATGTGTTCGCATGGTCGTATaaagatatgccaggtttagacACAGATATTGTAGTTCACAAACTACCGCTTAAGCCAGAATGTCCTCCTGTCAAACAGAAACTTCGAAGAACGAGACCTGACATGGCTTTGAAGATTCGAGATGAGGTTAAGAaacagttggatgcgggtttCCTTGCAGTTGCAAAGTATCCTGAttgggttgccaacattgttccaGTGCCCAAAAAGGACGGTAAGGTCAGAATGTGCGTAGACTACAGGGatctgaacaaagctagtccaaaagacgatttcccattGCCTCATATTGATACCCTTGTCGACAATACAGCTAGTTTTGCAgttttctcatttatggatggtttctccggttataatcagatcaagatggatCCAGTCGACCGAGAAAAGACTACATTTATTACCCCTTGGGTGACCTTCTGCTACAAAGTtatgcctttcggtttgaagaacgcagGGGCAACCTATCAGCGGGCCATGACTGCCctcttccatgacatgatgcacaaagaaattgaagtttatgtggatgatatgatcGCCAAATCTCGAAACGAAGAGGACCATTTGGATCATTTGATAAAGTTATTTGAACGACTCAGAAAGTACCAGTTGAAGTTGAATCCCGCTAAGTGTACCTTTGGTATTCGATCTGGAAAACTACTTGGTTTTATTGTCAGTCAGCGAGGAATTGAAGTAGACCCTGATAAAGTCCGAGCCATTCGAGACATGCCAGCTCCGCAGACTGAAACACAAGTCAGATGTTTTCTGGGGCGTTTAAACTATATTTCCAGGTTTATCTCTAATTTGACTGCTACTTGTGAACCGATCTTCAAGTTGCTATGCAAAGGCCAGACTATTGATTGGAATCCTGACTGTCAGCGGGCGTTTGAAAAGATCAAGGATTACTTGCAAGAGCCTCCTATCTTAATCCCTCCTGTTCCTGGAAGACCGTTGTTCATGTACCTTACCGTTCTTGAGAAGTCTATGGGTTGCGTACTTGGGCAACATGATGAGACTGGAAGGAAGGAACATGCCATATACTATctaagcaagaagttcactgattgtgaaaatagatattcactcttggagaagacttgttgtgcGCTAGCATGGGCTGCTAGACGTCTCCGGCAGTACATGATTTGTCATACCACATTATTGATTTCGaagatggatccaataaagtacatttTCGAAAAGCCGACTCAGACGGGGAGGCTTGCCCGTTGGCACATGTTGCTATCGGAATATGACATCCAGTACGTACCgcagaaagctatcaaaggaagTATTTTATCAGATTATCTGGCAGATCAGCCCGTAGAAGATTATGAGCCTCTCAagttcgactttcctgatgaagacatcCTATTGATAAAGAGAGATTGTGAAGAGCCAGGTCCTGAGGAAGGTCCGGAACTGGGTCTCTGGTGGAGGATGATGTTTGGTGGTTCTTCAAATTACAGTGGGCATGGTATAGGCGCATTTCTGATGAATCCGAAAGGTGGGTTCACcccttttacagcaaggttagactttgaatgtacaaacaatgTCACAGAGTATGAAGCATGCATTCTTGGCCTTGAAGCAGCTATCGACCTCCGAATCAAACTTCTCAAGGTAAgtggagattcagccttggttaTTTATCAAGTAAAGGGTCAATGGGAGACGAAGCACGAGAATTTAATCCCTTATAGAGCCTACATCATCGAGTTGATTAAGTATTTTGACGAGATCAAGTTCGAACATGTTCCGAGATTTGAGAATCATGTGGCTGATGCTTTAGCCATGTTAGCATCCATGTGGAAGGTCAAATTGGTCaatgaagcacctctcattcGAATTGAACGCAAGACCGAGCCCGCGTACTGTCAGGTGGTCGAAGAAAATGAGGTGGATGAAAAGCCCTGGTTTCATGATATTAAGAATTATGTGCTCAAACAGGAGTATCCCGAGGGTGCTTTCTGTCTTGacaagaagacattgagaagACTGGCATCCCGTTTCTTCATCAGCAATGGTGTGTTATACAAAAGAAGTtacgacatggttttgctcagatgtgttgacaagCATGAAGCAGACATGTTACTTCAGGAGATTCATGAGGGAACCTTCGGGACTCATGCCAATGGTTATGCGATGTCTAAAAAGATGTTAAGAGCTGGATATTACTGGTTAACGATGGAGTCTGACTGTATCCAATACGCCCGGAAGTGTCCCAAGTGCCAGATCTACGCTGACAAAATGCATGTTCCTCCTGCACCGTTGAACGTTCTGACTTCACcgtggcctttctccatgtggggcattgacatgattggggCAATTGAGCCaaaagcttccaatggtcaccggttcatcctagttgctattgactatttcaccaagtgggtagaagctgCTTCCTACGCCAATGTGACCAAACAGGTGGTTGCCCGCTTCATCAGGAAAGAaattatttgtcgttatggagttccaaGTCGGATCATAACTGACAATGGTACCAATTTGAACAATAAGACTATGAAGGAGTTGTGTGATAccttcaagattgcacatcataattcttctccataccgtcctaagatgaatggagctgttgaagctgtgaacaagaacatcaaaaagatccTACAAAAGATGGTTAAGacttacaaggattggcatgagatgttaccattcgctttgcatggatacaGAACTACTGTTCGGACTTCAACAggggcaacacctttctcacTAGTATATGGAATGGATGCCGTCCTCTCCATTGAAGTTGAGCTACCTTCCTTAAGGGTATTGAGGGAAGCCAAGCTAGATGAAGCCGAGTGGGTTCAAGACAGATTCGACCAGCTAAACCTCATCGACGAGAAGCGTTTGACGGCTATGTGCCATGGGCAGCTATACCAGAaacggatgaagagagccttcGACAAGAAAGTCTGAATCCGTGAGTTTCAACAAGGAGAACTTGtactcaagaagatcttgccagttCACAAGGACATGCGCGGGAAGTGGATGCCCAATTACGACGGTCCATTTGTTGTTAAGACAGTCTTCTCCGGAGGATCGCTaattcttacaacaatggatggagaagagCTCGCACATCCTGTGAACTCCGATGCAGTCCGAAAATATTATGCCTAAAGAAAAAAATAATACtatggctcgctaagttgaaaacccgaaagggcggcttaggcaaaaatgagcgtcccggtggattgaaaacccgaaagggcagtccaggtAAAAGTTAGGGACATGGCATTTCACTGCATCGGATGACACCAAACATCGCAGATACATTTACAGAAGTCCACTTCAAATCCAATCACTCTCTTCATGAGCAAGGTTTTGGGTAGTCTTGGTCATTAGGGATAGTAGGTCGTTGGATTCAATGTAACCTTTCCCATATTGCCAATTTAAAATTGTAATTTTCCATGGAGCTATGCCTTTAGCAAGTTGCCATTCTTCAATAAAATTTACCTTTCGCTATTCAATTTCCTTGTTCACAGTATCTCCGTTTTATTTTGTTATGCAATTTGCTTTTGTTAATAAAATTTGAACGTGAAAAGTGTTTTCAAAACCAAAATAATTTTCTCGGAAATACATTTGGAAACAAAAGTTACTTTGACTCATGGAAATCTGTGAAGGATCTCTTCGCTCCCCGGTAAGTCTCAGTGTTGCATAAGCATTTGATCATTACCATCATATTCCCAGAGACAGTCCCCAGCGAGATTTTAAGTTGACAACATTTTTGTGATTCATTCGATAATCCCCAGTGACTCTCAAGACTGCAGAGCTATCCCCGGTATCCTCCAAGTGATATCTATTCTGGAAGGCCCATCCTCAATGGGATCATATGTTCTTAAGTAGAATTGCCTTACTTGCCTTAGGAATACTTCCCCCAGGAATGTCTGTTGAATTCTCCCCAGTAGGAAGCCGAGGTACTATTCCCAGGAAGTTGCTACGTTGTCTCCATGAAGTTGCCTAATTCCATATCGTCCCCGCGAAGCGGATATTTATCCCCGGAAGTCTCTGATCCTAAGAGTTCTTTGGCTGACTATGGTTCATGACAGTTATCCCCCACGGATAGTCCTGACATCGTATCCGCATGTATAGGTCAAAGATCCCCAGTGGAAGTCATGATATTCTCTCCCTAGGGAAGTTATAATTTGAAGCCAGATTCGGTTCTCCCATCAGCTCTTCTTATCCCCTGAGAGGGGTACTACTGCGGAGGTCCCCGAATATTCCCGTCGAAATGCTTATTTCATCTCAGGTCCTCCGCTCGTCGGTTTGGTCAGCATActgttgattccttaggattggcagtaattttagaaaacaaataatgtaatcatctctgttgttttaatatgttgggttgaagaaattcaacatctggaccaacatgtcatgtacgatgtcacgacatcaggtctgtgacatcgcacatgtgtagaagactgaattaattaattcagtatatgtcaagggatcagcaaggatatctggtgaatatcctaactcccttgtggaggtcttgaagactaaatcagaatatatataggctctaaatatggagatatatatggagagagtttaggaacttgaagaccttgtttgtagcagaatttttctgctgaagttgcaacaacaaagaacaagtctgctgcaattttctgaaggcccaaatccagttgggtgattaggttataaatagctgattgtaatctagtttttgtaagcctcttagaatgaatttttaggggtgtgtgtaaggtaaacctcccaatctgtgggaaggttaccatgtgtttctcagtggtaaacctgagagtgtttgttactcaaagcctgtaggcaagagtaattatgttcttgaatgaagctgtgaagcaagttcaaggtgtttgcacattacattgtatttgtagtgataggaatggaaactggaggtttctatctaggagttcctaggtatagattgcattgggtagggattaagtgatgagttgtaaacgggggagtttaactctgaattgatactactaatagtggatcttcttcctggcttggtagcccccagatgtaggtcatgttggactgaactgggttaacaatttcctgtgtttgttttccttctgtatgatataatcatgtctgccaaaactgagcatgtaattcagtctgttcagcaagataatagcagacctgatacatagccttctgttggaatgtcaagcagaatgttttgacattcatcaacaacagcacatactgtataataagctgatgatttcagttcagtgtgtagtgaagtctggatttcaaaagcatcacagacctggccacaagatcattgtgaaactgtcaaactgggtgtcttgacagttcttccagtaagctgatactgaagtagagactggttggtcttttacagtacagcaaatttagcacagtctgttttcaggaaccaaacagacttagcatatggttctggacttggatgtcaaacggaatgttgtgacattcactcctgactgcatatgctaacttgttggatggttagtttttctgtttcaggatttttcttaggctattcttcaggaatacaccagctgatctaaaatctaggaaactaacaactaagctacaattaatgaacctggcaaataatctatttgttagctccttaataagtggagattagtttaacttgttacaacctttaatttaggaaatacaagtacatgaccaacaaactggaacaatgtaacagatgatgttcaaaacaggattgagacatcgtgcagatatctgtgtaggaaaacaacagaagtgaagattatggtgcacataactaagtgttcctcctctctaggatgacatagaaggagaggtcgcgacactgtgaaaaggtgcacattagtacagagtgtaataactgtcttgctgtaataagtacaatgttagatcagatgtcatgacttggagtagaacatctgaatactgactacgccagaatttcaattggtatcagagcaggcatcctgttctgtctctggatgagatccatgggtgatactttctggtagctggcaaggagttatgttagtactgatgctggaacctgtgtaaggttctgtaattccctgaatggtcccttgaagtaggtggatggactgttcatgacaggaacggtgtgtacctgtctctggaggttggcaattggcctgtgtgtgggacagctgtgccagtactaaatcacattcaaacctggtatggtcttggaggcctatctggtgaagtgtgtgttcatagggtgagttgtattatgatttccgctgcataatacatggcaaaactcaaactctgatgtagtttcccctcatgtggatgaaaggctgctgtgttcaagatctcatcataatctactgaagatgt from Lathyrus oleraceus cultivar Zhongwan6 chromosome 1, CAAS_Psat_ZW6_1.0, whole genome shotgun sequence includes:
- the LOC127105621 gene encoding uncharacterized protein LOC127105621, encoding MPVAQSGQQAMPVIQNVQQTVPLVPEPPKVVPTFTQANIHTRVQPYLNEPVYEILDDNDEGYQPRDRLREEVVTIDKRLRKMEGDQIFGAAARDICLVSGLVIPPKFKTPNFDCYEGTTCPKSHLIMYYRRMAAHVENDKLMIHCFQDSLKGASSKWYLTLDQSRIKSFQDLSDAFIKHYKYNMDLAPDRRQLLSMTQKNSETFKEYAQRWREIASQVEPPLTDKELPDWFVDTVRPEFYERMVGSVTTNFADIVAVGVKVELAMKSGKMSSGSSSTSSKDQAKKTSVNPQRKKEGETHAVSSDRRRNRQYQYPPHYAQPQGYPVQYAPPPYVAAVAPSFNQQAPQAPVYQPMQQVPGYPPPVFPPPNYQQASNAQASQQPRNQAPRQNAPRRLYKTCPPIPMTFTELYPYLVQRGLVTTRALGPPPNPLPANYNAAAHCLFHEGAPGHDLENCYALKNLVRDLMEKKILSFNDPPPNVKSNPLPDHGAVNAIDASSEENSILDVAQIKTPLKAFHSKLFKAGLVSVSHIGCTSCKGCDKGCVMVRKDVQRLIDDGFLLVNQVKEVAAIEPTFNLPESRGRIPVFNFPAPNSVMLVFSIPTPVTPTVDQPKPLIIQKPSPFPFSDPKAVPWKYDVTAIDKEFGKVIPREEVKVDGESVTNIAGESRMTRSGRVYTPRFDEAPPRETTTNTAVPARDKNKEVVTNDADAEFLRIIRKSDYKVVDQLHQTPSKISILSLLLNSPAHRAALQKVLTQAHVA
- the LOC127105612 gene encoding uncharacterized protein LOC127105612 — translated: MDYNKRNTLKYSFKNFKLDDLRKLGALVEDQEGFKDKYGRLLSLLRIQVKDGLLSTLLQFYDPDYHCFTFPDYQLLPTLEEYSQLVGLPIVDKSPFPFLEKDPKEEDIAKAICLKVSDIKGNMITKGGTVGLPTHFLIKKAQYYADHLSMPTFETILALLIYGMLLFPSFEGFVDINAIKIFMKNNPVPTLLGNTYHSIHLRNFHGGGMITCCVPLLYKWFISHLPKSFVSLDKGFWSPRVMALTHSDIVWYNRVYDGILIIDSCGDFANVPLLGFNGGISYNPVLARRQLGYPLKEPPKSIHVEKIFFKGDKELQDQIVSAWRHLHKKGKESLGKPNCVSMEPYLRWVRERAIKLKMPYPRQDPLPPRREPVLVFMSEAEKLEIALKRAQHEAETWKNKYQVIFSENDELQKQLQAKNEEVLSYKKRRIYEDLFSSNSPPTR